One window of the Pyrus communis chromosome 17, drPyrComm1.1, whole genome shotgun sequence genome contains the following:
- the LOC137723241 gene encoding uncharacterized protein, giving the protein MAAARVERGDLWKSKALSVQLRLRQRFRVEVDRRLRHHPIFSNDGYFSSTLQRWLERFRDFRRDSLPSSTAFYRKRVGKEFNAEEESILLRMLQAVAVPVIGSVCHVFMNGLNQVQVYGVEKLHDAVLCRPKGKPLITVSNHVASMDDPLVLSALLPRHVLLDAQNLRWTLCASDRCFANPVTSAFFRSVKVLPVSRGDGIYQKGMDTAISKLNQGGWVHIFPEGSRSRDGGKTMGSSKRGVGRLVLDADNIPMVVPFVHSGMQDIMPIGASIPRIGNMVTVVIGDPIYFDDLLNSEGAKHVSRGKLYDAVSSRIGHRLSELKVQVDKLAQVTRSQNLPARNTDRAAVILQHVDWESFGMGNLTPSEDDGSPLQEPEIQLAAPPHTQEPRSADWSYRVGFSREGGFASRMRSFMDQSEFMGFAARGIFMNRRVQETSPSGSGVGPLKAWRRYLEANVLPQWN; this is encoded by the exons ATGGCTGCTGCGAGGGTTGAGCGTGGCGATCTATGGAAGAGCAAGGCCCTGTCGGTGCAGCTGCGGCTCAGGCAGCGGTTCAGGGTGGAGGTGGATCGCCGCCTCCGGCACCACCCCATTTTTTCCAACGACGGTTACTTCTCCTCCACATTGCAGCGCTGGCTCGAGCGCTTTCGCGACTTCCGCCGTGATTCCCTCCCTTCTTCCACCGCCTTCTACCGCAAACGAG TGGGTAAGGAATTCAATGCTGAAGAAGAATCAATCCTTCTACGCATGCTTCAAGCTGTGGCTGTTCCGGTCATTGGCAGTGTTTGTCATGTGTTTATGAATGGATTGAATCAGGTTCAG GTGTATGGTGTAGAAAAATTACATGATGCTGTACTATGCAGACCCAAAGGCAAGCCTCTTATAACG GTCAGCAATCATGTTGCTTCTATGGATGATCCGCTTGTTCTCTCTGCGTTGCTTCCTCGACATGTTCTTCTGGATGCTCAGAACTTGAGGTGGACACTTTGTGCGTCTGATCGTTGTTTTGCAAATCCTGTAACTTCAGCATTTTTTCGATCTGTCAAAGTCCTGCCAGTTTCTCGTGGTGATGGGATTTATCAAAAG GGAATGGACACAGCTATTTCAAAATTGAATCAAGGTGGTTGGGTTCACATCTTCCCAGAAGGTAGTCGTTCTCGAGATGGTGGAAAAACCATGGGGTCTTCCAAGAGAGGTGTCGGGAG GTTGGTCCTTGACGCCGACAATATTCCCATGGTTGTTCCATTTGTGCATAGCGGGATGCAGGACATTATGCCTATTGGTGCTAGCATCCCAAGGATAGGCAATATG GTGACGGTGGTTATTGGCGATCCAATCTACTTTGATGATTTGTTGAATTCTGAAGGAGCTAAGCATGTATCAAGAGGAAAGCTGTACGATGCTGTATCTTCAAGGATTGGTCATAGACTAAGCGAACTGAAAGTTCAGGTCGACAAATTAGCTCAAGTAACTCGGTCACAAAATCTTCCTGCGCGGAACACAGACCGAGCTGCAGTGATTTTGCAGCATGTTGATTGGGAATCATTCGGAATGGGGAACCTTACACCTTCCGAAGATGATGGTTCACCGCTGCAAGAACCTGAGATCCAACTAGCTGCTCCTCCCCATACACAAGAACCCCGGTCTGCTGATTGGAGTTACAGAGTGGGTTTCTCTCGTGAAGGTGGCTTTGCATCACGGATGCGTAGTTTCATGGACCAGAGTGAGTTTATGGGTTTCGCAGCTAGAGGCATATTTATGAACCGTAGAGTCCAAGAAACCTCTCCGAGCGGTAGCGGGGTTGGTCCGTTGAAGGCATGGAGACGATACTTGGAGGCCAATGTATTACCACAATGGAATTAG
- the LOC137723752 gene encoding uncharacterized protein — MATEEPRDPFKGVDWKAVGNDMQKDPGVKPGIKKRLPRKIRQIPDCYFLPRRSLPYNIAFFGECIAGGIGAGMLLEVWINKKVREDGGVIWEFDKK, encoded by the exons ATGGCAACCGAAGAGCCAAGAGACCCGTTCAAAGGGGTGGATTGGAAAGCTGTTGGCAATGACATGCAGAAGGACCCCGGTGTTAAACCAGGGATAAAGAAGCGGCTTCCCAGAAAGATTAGGCAGATTCCGGATTGCTATTTTCTTCCTCGAAGATCCCTACCCTACAACATTGCGTTTTTTGGAGAGTGCATCGCTGGTGGAATTGGTGCTGGCATGCTGTTGGAGGTCTGGATAAACAAGAAAGTTAGAG AGGATGGAGGCGTCATATGGGAGTTCGACAAAAAATAG
- the LOC137723439 gene encoding uncharacterized protein → MVPLKDIVPAAQNNINTRFILLDKGSVKTTTTTSSQTQNKTCLALVADETAAVHFQLWGDECDAFEPGDIVQLSNGIFSYCRNNLLLRAGKRGKIEKVGEFLMAYVETPNLSEIRWVPDPNNSKKYIQEAVISPHSRIFPPKY, encoded by the coding sequence ATGGTGCCACTGAAAGACATAGTGCCAGCAGCACAGAACAACATAAACACAAGGTTCATACTTTTGGACAAAGGCAGCGTCAAGACTACAACTACGACCTCATCACAAACCCAAAACAAGACGTGCCTGGCGCTAGTGGCGGACGAGACTGCGGCGGTTCACTTCCAGCTGTGGGGGGACGAGTGCGACGCCTTTGAGCCCGGTGACATCGTGCAGTTGAGCAATGGCATCTTCTCTTACTGCAGGAACAACCTTTTGCTCAGGGCAGGCAAGAGAGGCAAAATTGAGAAGGTTGGGGAGTTTCTGATGGCATATGTTGAGACCCCAAATTTGAGTGAGATTCGTTGGGTTCCTGACCCTAATAATTCCAAGAAGTACATTCAGGAGGCTGTGATCTCCCCACATTCTCGTATATTTCCTCCCAAATACTAA
- the LOC137722876 gene encoding F-actin-capping protein subunit alpha translates to MADEEEAELSEKQKKEIAKWFLLNSPPGEIQFVAKDVKAVINDDVLYGEAASEAFPLYNKSHLISIEMPSRIGDVIVTSYGELGETEFIDPRTAQVAVVDHIKQVCTEVRPAQDEELPSAYVEEFRCALDAEILKYVGEAYPKGVCSVYCGNGKDVEGPGFDFELVVVISAARHSPQNFCNGSWRSVWSIEFKDEIQMLELKGKLQVGAHYFEEGNVQLDAKHECKDTTIFQSSEDSAIAISNIIRQHETEYLTSLEASYSNLPDTTFKDLRRKLPVTRTLFPWQNTLQFSLTRDITKELGIGK, encoded by the exons ATGGCGGACGAAGAAGAAGCAGAGCTAAGCGAGAAGCAGAAGAAGGAGATAGCAAAGTGGTTCCTCCTCAACTCTCCCCCCGGAGAAATCCAATTCGTCGCCAAAG ATGTGAAGGCGGTAATCAACGACGACGTTTTGTACGGGGAGGCTGCGTCAGAGGCCTTCCCACTGTACAacaaatcccacttgatttccATCGAAATGCCGAGCCGAATCGGCGAC GTTATAGTTACATCATATGGTGAGCTCGGTGAGACCGAGTTCATTGATCCCAGGACAGCTCAAGTTGCTGTAGTTGACCACATTAAACAG GTTTGTACAGAGGTGAGACCTGCACAGGATGAGGAACTTCCATCCGCATATGTTGAGGAATTCCG GTGTGCTCTGGATGCAGAAATACTTAAATATGTTGGTGAAGCTTATCCGAAAGGAGTCTGCTCAGTGTACTGTGGCAATGGTAAAGATGTGGAGGGCCCTGGATTTGACTTTGAGCTTGTAGTGGTGATTTCAGCTGCTAGACACAGCCCACAAAATTTCTG TAACGGTAGTTGGCGTTCTGTATGGAGCATTGAGTTCAAAGATGAAATACAAATGCTGGAATTAAAAGGCAAACTGCAG GTAGGTGCCCACTATTTTGAGGAGGGCAATGTGCAGTTAGATGCAAAACATGAATGCAAAGATACAACAATTTTTCAG TCCTCTGAAGATAGTGCAATTGCCATTAGCAACATTATTCGTCAACACGAGACCGAGTACTTAACATCTCTTGAG GCATCTTACTCAAATTTGCCTGATACCACTTTCAAG GATCTTCGAAGAAAGCTTCCAGTTACGCGCACCCTATTTCCGTGGCAGAATACCTTGCAGTTCAGCTTGACGAGAGACATCACCAAAGAACTTGGCATCGGAAAGTGA